In a genomic window of Callithrix jacchus isolate 240 chromosome 22, calJac240_pri, whole genome shotgun sequence:
- the TSHZ3 gene encoding teashirt homolog 3 isoform X1: MPRRKQQAPRRAAGVPFGSVNAKFFGSGSCLEMCPWHSALERSMAVLPLEAHTLHRWAYVSEELKAAALVDEGLDPEEHTADGEPSAKYMCPEKELTRACPSYQNSPAAEFSSHEMDSESHISETSDRMADFESGSIKNEEETKEVTVPLEDTTVSDSLEQMKAVYNNFLSTSYWSNLNLNLHQPSSEKNNGSSSSSSSSSSSCGSGSFDWHQSAMAKTLQQVSQSRMLPEPSLFSTVQLYRQSSKLYGSIFTGASKFRCKDCSAAYDTLVELTVHMNETGHYRDDNHETDNNNPKRWSKPRKRSLLEMEGKEDAQKVLKCMYCGHSFESLQDLSVHMIKTKHYQKVPLKEPVTPVAAKIIPAARKKASLELELPSSPDSTGGTPKATISDTNDALQKNSNPYITPNNRYGHQNGASYAWHFEARKSQILKCMECGSSHDTLQELTAHMMVTGHFIKVTNSAMKKGKPIVETPVTPTITTLLDEKVQSVPLAATTFTSPSSTPASISPKLNVEVKKEVDKEKAVTDEKPRQKDKPGEEEEKCDISSKYHYLTENDLEESPKGGLDILKSLENTVTSAINKAQNGTPSWGGYPSIHAAYQLPNMMKLSLGSSGKSTPLKPMFGNSEIVSPTKNQTLVSPPSSQTSPMPKTNFHAMEELVKKVTEKVAKVEEKMKEPDGKLSPPKRATPSPCSSEVGEPIKMEASSDGGFQSQESSPSPPREGCKDGSPLAEPVENGKELVKPLASSLSGSTAIITDHPPEQPFVNPLSALQSVMNIHLGKAAKPSLPALDPMSMLFKMSNSLAEKAAVATPPPLPSKKADHLDRYFYHVNNDQPIDLTKGKSDKGCSLGSVLLSPTSTAPATSSSTVTTAKTSAVVSFMSNSPLRENALSDISDMLKNLTESHTSKSSTPSSISEKSDIDGATLEEAEESTPAQKRKGRQSNWNPQHLLILQAQFAASLRQTSEGKYIMSDLSPQERMHISRFTGLSMTTISHWLANVKYQLRRTGGTKFLKNLDTGHPVFFCNDCASQIRTPSTYISHLESHLGFRLRDLSKLSTEQINNQIAQTKSPSEKMVTSSPEEDLGTSYQCKLCNRTFASKHAVKLHLSKTHGKSPEDHLLYVSELEKQ, encoded by the exons GAGTCCCATTCGGTTCTGTGAATGCCAAGTTCTTCGGTTCAGGCAGTTGTCTGGAAATGTGTCCTTGGCACTCAGCTCTTGAGAGATCGATGGCTGTCTTGCCGCTTGAAGCACACACACTTCATCGGTGGG CCTATGTTTCCGAAGAGTTAAAGGCTGCTGCCCTGGTGGACGAAGGTTTAGACCCCGAGGAGCACACAGCAGATGGAGAGCCCTCGGCCAAGTACATGTGCCCGGAGAAGGAGCTCACCAGGGCCTGCCCCAGCTACCAGAACTCCCCAGCCGCTGAGTTTTCTAGCCACGAAATGGACAGCGAGTCCCACATCAGTGAGACCAGTGACCGAATGGCTGACTTTGAAAGTGGCTCCATCAAGAATGAAGAGGAGACCAAGGAGGTCACGGTGCCCTTGGAAGACACGACCGTGTCGGATAGCCTGGAGCAGATGAAGGCCGTGTACAACAACTTCCTCTCCACCTCCTACTGGTCCAACCTCAACCTCAACCTGCACCAGCCCTCCTCGGAGAAGAACaacggcagcagcagcagcagcagtagcagcagcagcagctgtggcAGCGGGAGCTTCGACTGGCACCAGAGCGCCATGGCTAAGACCCTGCAGCAGGTGTCGCAGAGCCGCATGCTCCCAGAGCCCAGCCTCTTCAGCACCGTGCAGCTGTACCGGCAGAGCAGCAAGCTCTACGGCTCCATCTTCACGGGGGCCAGCAAGTTTCGCTGTAAGGACTGCAGTGCCGCCTACGACACCCTGGTGGAGTTGACAGTGCATATGAACGAGACGGGGCATTACCGAGACGACAACCATGAGACCGATAACAACAACCCCAAGCGCTGGTCCAAGCCTCGCAAACGCTCCTTGCTGGaaatggaagggaaggaagacgCCCAGAAGGTGCTGAAGTGCATGTACTGTGGTCACTCCTTTGAGTCCCTGCAGGATTTGAGTGTCCATATgatcaaaacaaaacactaccAAAAAGTGCCTCTGAAGGAACCCGTCACTCCTGTCGCCGCCAAAATCATTCCTGCCGCTCGGAAGAAAGCTTCCCTGGAGCTGGagctccccagctccccagatTCCACAGGTGGAACCCCCAAAGCCACCATCTCGGATACCAACGATGCCCTTCAGAAGAACTCCAACCCCTACATCACGCCAAATAACCGATACGGCCACCAGAATGGGGCCAGCTATGCGTGGCACTTTGAGGCCCGGAAGTCACAGATCCTGAAGTGCATGGAGTGTGGGAGCTCGCACGACACCCTACAGGAGCTCACAGCCCACATGATGGTCACCGGCCACTTCATCAAGGTCACAAACTCGGCCATGAAGAAGGGGAAACCCATTGTGGAGACGCCCGTCACACCTACCATCACAACCCTGCTGGACGAGAAGGTCCAGTCCGTGCCCCTGGCGGCCACCACCTTCACGTCCCCCTCCAGCACACCCGCCAGCATCTCCCCAAAATTGAATGTGGAGGTCAAGAAGGAAGTCGACAAGGAGAAAGCGGTGACCGATGAGAAACCCAGGCAAAAGGACAAGCCTGGCGAAGAAGAGGAGAAGTGCGACATCTCTTCCAAATACCATTACTTGACTGAAAATGACTTAGAAGAGAGTCCCAAGGGGGGGCTCGATATCCTCAAATCCCTGGAAAACACAGTGACATCTGCAATCAACAAGGCCCAGAACGGCACTCCTAGCTGGGGGGGCTACCCCAGCATCCACGCCGCCTACCAACttcccaacatgatgaaactgtccCTGGGTTCGTCGGGGAAGAGCACACCCCTGAAACCCATGTTTGGCAACAGTGAGATTGTCTCCCCGACGAAAAACCAGACCCTGGTCTCTCCACCCAGCAGCCAGACCTCCCCCATGCCCAAGACAAACTTCCATGCCATGGAGGAGCTGGTGAAAAAGGTCACTGAGAAAGTTGCCAAAGTGGAGGAGAAGATGAAGGAGCCGGATGGGAAGCTATCCCCGCCCAAGCGGGCCACCCCCTCCCCATGCAGCAGCGAGGTCGGGGAGCCCATCAAGATGGAGGCCTCCAGTGACGGGGGCTTCCAAAGCCAGGAGAGCAGCCCCAGCCCCCCACGGGAAGGGTGCAAGGACGGGAGCCCCCTGGCCGAGCCGGTGGAAAACGGCAAGGAGTTGGTGAAGCCCCTGGCCAGCAGCTTGAGCGGCAGCACGGCCATCATCACCGACCATCCGCCCGAACAGCCTTTTGTTAACCCTTTGAGCGCCCTGCAGTCAGTCATGAACATTCACCTGGGCAAGGCTGCCAAgccctccctgcctgcccttGACCCCATGAGCATGCTTTTCAAGATGAGCAACAGCCTGGCGGAGAAGGCCGCCGTGGCTACCCCGCCGCCCCTGCCGTCCAAGAAGGCAGACCACCTCGACCGCTATTTCTACCACGTCAACAATGACCAGCCCATAGACTTGACAAAAGGGAAGAGTGACAAAGGCTGCTCCTTGGGTTCAGTGCTTCTGTCACCCACGTCCACAGCCCCGGCAACCTCCTCATCCACGGTGACAACGGCAAAGACATCTGCCGTCGTATCATTCATGTCAAACTCGCCGCTACGCGAGAATGCCTTGTCAGATATATCCGATATGCTGAAGAACTTGACAGAGAGCCACACGTCAAAATCCTCCACTCCTTCCAGCATCTCCGAGAAGTCTGACATTGACGGGGCCACtctggaggaggctgaggagtcGACGCCTGCCCAGAAGAGGAAGGGCCGCCAGTCAAACTGGAACCCCCAGCACCTCCTGATCCTCCAGGCCCAGTTTGCCGCCAGCCTCCGGCAGACCTCGGAAGGGAAGTACATCATGTCAGACCTGAGCCCCCAGGAGCGGATGCATATCTCCAGGTTCACTGGACTGTCCATGACCACCATCAGCCACTGGCTGGCCAACGTGAAATACCAGCTTCGAAGGACAGGTGGAACAAAGTTCCTCAAAAACCTGGACACTGGCCACCCCGTCTTCTTTTGTAACGACTGTGCATCCCAAATCAGGACTCCTTCGACGTACATCAGTCACCTAGAGTCACACCTAGGCTTCCGGCTACGGGACTTATCCAAACTGTCCACCGAACAGATTAACAATCAGATAGCACAAACCAAGTCACCATCAGAAAAAATGGTGACGTCCTCCCCTGAGGAGGACCTGGGGACCTCCTATCAGTGCAAACTTTGCAATCGGACCTTTGCCAGCAAGCACGCTGTTAAACTCCACCTTAGCAAAACACACGGGAAATCTCCGGAAGACCACCTTCTGTATGTCTCTGAGTTAGAGAAGCAGTAG
- the TSHZ3 gene encoding teashirt homolog 3 isoform X3, translating to MPRRKQQAPRRAAAYVSEELKAAALVDEGLDPEEHTADGEPSAKYMCPEKELTRACPSYQNSPAAEFSSHEMDSESHISETSDRMADFESGSIKNEEETKEVTVPLEDTTVSDSLEQMKAVYNNFLSTSYWSNLNLNLHQPSSEKNNGSSSSSSSSSSSCGSGSFDWHQSAMAKTLQQVSQSRMLPEPSLFSTVQLYRQSSKLYGSIFTGASKFRCKDCSAAYDTLVELTVHMNETGHYRDDNHETDNNNPKRWSKPRKRSLLEMEGKEDAQKVLKCMYCGHSFESLQDLSVHMIKTKHYQKVPLKEPVTPVAAKIIPAARKKASLELELPSSPDSTGGTPKATISDTNDALQKNSNPYITPNNRYGHQNGASYAWHFEARKSQILKCMECGSSHDTLQELTAHMMVTGHFIKVTNSAMKKGKPIVETPVTPTITTLLDEKVQSVPLAATTFTSPSSTPASISPKLNVEVKKEVDKEKAVTDEKPRQKDKPGEEEEKCDISSKYHYLTENDLEESPKGGLDILKSLENTVTSAINKAQNGTPSWGGYPSIHAAYQLPNMMKLSLGSSGKSTPLKPMFGNSEIVSPTKNQTLVSPPSSQTSPMPKTNFHAMEELVKKVTEKVAKVEEKMKEPDGKLSPPKRATPSPCSSEVGEPIKMEASSDGGFQSQESSPSPPREGCKDGSPLAEPVENGKELVKPLASSLSGSTAIITDHPPEQPFVNPLSALQSVMNIHLGKAAKPSLPALDPMSMLFKMSNSLAEKAAVATPPPLPSKKADHLDRYFYHVNNDQPIDLTKGKSDKGCSLGSVLLSPTSTAPATSSSTVTTAKTSAVVSFMSNSPLRENALSDISDMLKNLTESHTSKSSTPSSISEKSDIDGATLEEAEESTPAQKRKGRQSNWNPQHLLILQAQFAASLRQTSEGKYIMSDLSPQERMHISRFTGLSMTTISHWLANVKYQLRRTGGTKFLKNLDTGHPVFFCNDCASQIRTPSTYISHLESHLGFRLRDLSKLSTEQINNQIAQTKSPSEKMVTSSPEEDLGTSYQCKLCNRTFASKHAVKLHLSKTHGKSPEDHLLYVSELEKQ from the coding sequence CCTATGTTTCCGAAGAGTTAAAGGCTGCTGCCCTGGTGGACGAAGGTTTAGACCCCGAGGAGCACACAGCAGATGGAGAGCCCTCGGCCAAGTACATGTGCCCGGAGAAGGAGCTCACCAGGGCCTGCCCCAGCTACCAGAACTCCCCAGCCGCTGAGTTTTCTAGCCACGAAATGGACAGCGAGTCCCACATCAGTGAGACCAGTGACCGAATGGCTGACTTTGAAAGTGGCTCCATCAAGAATGAAGAGGAGACCAAGGAGGTCACGGTGCCCTTGGAAGACACGACCGTGTCGGATAGCCTGGAGCAGATGAAGGCCGTGTACAACAACTTCCTCTCCACCTCCTACTGGTCCAACCTCAACCTCAACCTGCACCAGCCCTCCTCGGAGAAGAACaacggcagcagcagcagcagcagtagcagcagcagcagctgtggcAGCGGGAGCTTCGACTGGCACCAGAGCGCCATGGCTAAGACCCTGCAGCAGGTGTCGCAGAGCCGCATGCTCCCAGAGCCCAGCCTCTTCAGCACCGTGCAGCTGTACCGGCAGAGCAGCAAGCTCTACGGCTCCATCTTCACGGGGGCCAGCAAGTTTCGCTGTAAGGACTGCAGTGCCGCCTACGACACCCTGGTGGAGTTGACAGTGCATATGAACGAGACGGGGCATTACCGAGACGACAACCATGAGACCGATAACAACAACCCCAAGCGCTGGTCCAAGCCTCGCAAACGCTCCTTGCTGGaaatggaagggaaggaagacgCCCAGAAGGTGCTGAAGTGCATGTACTGTGGTCACTCCTTTGAGTCCCTGCAGGATTTGAGTGTCCATATgatcaaaacaaaacactaccAAAAAGTGCCTCTGAAGGAACCCGTCACTCCTGTCGCCGCCAAAATCATTCCTGCCGCTCGGAAGAAAGCTTCCCTGGAGCTGGagctccccagctccccagatTCCACAGGTGGAACCCCCAAAGCCACCATCTCGGATACCAACGATGCCCTTCAGAAGAACTCCAACCCCTACATCACGCCAAATAACCGATACGGCCACCAGAATGGGGCCAGCTATGCGTGGCACTTTGAGGCCCGGAAGTCACAGATCCTGAAGTGCATGGAGTGTGGGAGCTCGCACGACACCCTACAGGAGCTCACAGCCCACATGATGGTCACCGGCCACTTCATCAAGGTCACAAACTCGGCCATGAAGAAGGGGAAACCCATTGTGGAGACGCCCGTCACACCTACCATCACAACCCTGCTGGACGAGAAGGTCCAGTCCGTGCCCCTGGCGGCCACCACCTTCACGTCCCCCTCCAGCACACCCGCCAGCATCTCCCCAAAATTGAATGTGGAGGTCAAGAAGGAAGTCGACAAGGAGAAAGCGGTGACCGATGAGAAACCCAGGCAAAAGGACAAGCCTGGCGAAGAAGAGGAGAAGTGCGACATCTCTTCCAAATACCATTACTTGACTGAAAATGACTTAGAAGAGAGTCCCAAGGGGGGGCTCGATATCCTCAAATCCCTGGAAAACACAGTGACATCTGCAATCAACAAGGCCCAGAACGGCACTCCTAGCTGGGGGGGCTACCCCAGCATCCACGCCGCCTACCAACttcccaacatgatgaaactgtccCTGGGTTCGTCGGGGAAGAGCACACCCCTGAAACCCATGTTTGGCAACAGTGAGATTGTCTCCCCGACGAAAAACCAGACCCTGGTCTCTCCACCCAGCAGCCAGACCTCCCCCATGCCCAAGACAAACTTCCATGCCATGGAGGAGCTGGTGAAAAAGGTCACTGAGAAAGTTGCCAAAGTGGAGGAGAAGATGAAGGAGCCGGATGGGAAGCTATCCCCGCCCAAGCGGGCCACCCCCTCCCCATGCAGCAGCGAGGTCGGGGAGCCCATCAAGATGGAGGCCTCCAGTGACGGGGGCTTCCAAAGCCAGGAGAGCAGCCCCAGCCCCCCACGGGAAGGGTGCAAGGACGGGAGCCCCCTGGCCGAGCCGGTGGAAAACGGCAAGGAGTTGGTGAAGCCCCTGGCCAGCAGCTTGAGCGGCAGCACGGCCATCATCACCGACCATCCGCCCGAACAGCCTTTTGTTAACCCTTTGAGCGCCCTGCAGTCAGTCATGAACATTCACCTGGGCAAGGCTGCCAAgccctccctgcctgcccttGACCCCATGAGCATGCTTTTCAAGATGAGCAACAGCCTGGCGGAGAAGGCCGCCGTGGCTACCCCGCCGCCCCTGCCGTCCAAGAAGGCAGACCACCTCGACCGCTATTTCTACCACGTCAACAATGACCAGCCCATAGACTTGACAAAAGGGAAGAGTGACAAAGGCTGCTCCTTGGGTTCAGTGCTTCTGTCACCCACGTCCACAGCCCCGGCAACCTCCTCATCCACGGTGACAACGGCAAAGACATCTGCCGTCGTATCATTCATGTCAAACTCGCCGCTACGCGAGAATGCCTTGTCAGATATATCCGATATGCTGAAGAACTTGACAGAGAGCCACACGTCAAAATCCTCCACTCCTTCCAGCATCTCCGAGAAGTCTGACATTGACGGGGCCACtctggaggaggctgaggagtcGACGCCTGCCCAGAAGAGGAAGGGCCGCCAGTCAAACTGGAACCCCCAGCACCTCCTGATCCTCCAGGCCCAGTTTGCCGCCAGCCTCCGGCAGACCTCGGAAGGGAAGTACATCATGTCAGACCTGAGCCCCCAGGAGCGGATGCATATCTCCAGGTTCACTGGACTGTCCATGACCACCATCAGCCACTGGCTGGCCAACGTGAAATACCAGCTTCGAAGGACAGGTGGAACAAAGTTCCTCAAAAACCTGGACACTGGCCACCCCGTCTTCTTTTGTAACGACTGTGCATCCCAAATCAGGACTCCTTCGACGTACATCAGTCACCTAGAGTCACACCTAGGCTTCCGGCTACGGGACTTATCCAAACTGTCCACCGAACAGATTAACAATCAGATAGCACAAACCAAGTCACCATCAGAAAAAATGGTGACGTCCTCCCCTGAGGAGGACCTGGGGACCTCCTATCAGTGCAAACTTTGCAATCGGACCTTTGCCAGCAAGCACGCTGTTAAACTCCACCTTAGCAAAACACACGGGAAATCTCCGGAAGACCACCTTCTGTATGTCTCTGAGTTAGAGAAGCAGTAG
- the TSHZ3 gene encoding teashirt homolog 3 isoform X2, producing MLSIPRSSVEFKRNTQRGVGPIVLSHRAYVSEELKAAALVDEGLDPEEHTADGEPSAKYMCPEKELTRACPSYQNSPAAEFSSHEMDSESHISETSDRMADFESGSIKNEEETKEVTVPLEDTTVSDSLEQMKAVYNNFLSTSYWSNLNLNLHQPSSEKNNGSSSSSSSSSSSCGSGSFDWHQSAMAKTLQQVSQSRMLPEPSLFSTVQLYRQSSKLYGSIFTGASKFRCKDCSAAYDTLVELTVHMNETGHYRDDNHETDNNNPKRWSKPRKRSLLEMEGKEDAQKVLKCMYCGHSFESLQDLSVHMIKTKHYQKVPLKEPVTPVAAKIIPAARKKASLELELPSSPDSTGGTPKATISDTNDALQKNSNPYITPNNRYGHQNGASYAWHFEARKSQILKCMECGSSHDTLQELTAHMMVTGHFIKVTNSAMKKGKPIVETPVTPTITTLLDEKVQSVPLAATTFTSPSSTPASISPKLNVEVKKEVDKEKAVTDEKPRQKDKPGEEEEKCDISSKYHYLTENDLEESPKGGLDILKSLENTVTSAINKAQNGTPSWGGYPSIHAAYQLPNMMKLSLGSSGKSTPLKPMFGNSEIVSPTKNQTLVSPPSSQTSPMPKTNFHAMEELVKKVTEKVAKVEEKMKEPDGKLSPPKRATPSPCSSEVGEPIKMEASSDGGFQSQESSPSPPREGCKDGSPLAEPVENGKELVKPLASSLSGSTAIITDHPPEQPFVNPLSALQSVMNIHLGKAAKPSLPALDPMSMLFKMSNSLAEKAAVATPPPLPSKKADHLDRYFYHVNNDQPIDLTKGKSDKGCSLGSVLLSPTSTAPATSSSTVTTAKTSAVVSFMSNSPLRENALSDISDMLKNLTESHTSKSSTPSSISEKSDIDGATLEEAEESTPAQKRKGRQSNWNPQHLLILQAQFAASLRQTSEGKYIMSDLSPQERMHISRFTGLSMTTISHWLANVKYQLRRTGGTKFLKNLDTGHPVFFCNDCASQIRTPSTYISHLESHLGFRLRDLSKLSTEQINNQIAQTKSPSEKMVTSSPEEDLGTSYQCKLCNRTFASKHAVKLHLSKTHGKSPEDHLLYVSELEKQ from the coding sequence CCTATGTTTCCGAAGAGTTAAAGGCTGCTGCCCTGGTGGACGAAGGTTTAGACCCCGAGGAGCACACAGCAGATGGAGAGCCCTCGGCCAAGTACATGTGCCCGGAGAAGGAGCTCACCAGGGCCTGCCCCAGCTACCAGAACTCCCCAGCCGCTGAGTTTTCTAGCCACGAAATGGACAGCGAGTCCCACATCAGTGAGACCAGTGACCGAATGGCTGACTTTGAAAGTGGCTCCATCAAGAATGAAGAGGAGACCAAGGAGGTCACGGTGCCCTTGGAAGACACGACCGTGTCGGATAGCCTGGAGCAGATGAAGGCCGTGTACAACAACTTCCTCTCCACCTCCTACTGGTCCAACCTCAACCTCAACCTGCACCAGCCCTCCTCGGAGAAGAACaacggcagcagcagcagcagcagtagcagcagcagcagctgtggcAGCGGGAGCTTCGACTGGCACCAGAGCGCCATGGCTAAGACCCTGCAGCAGGTGTCGCAGAGCCGCATGCTCCCAGAGCCCAGCCTCTTCAGCACCGTGCAGCTGTACCGGCAGAGCAGCAAGCTCTACGGCTCCATCTTCACGGGGGCCAGCAAGTTTCGCTGTAAGGACTGCAGTGCCGCCTACGACACCCTGGTGGAGTTGACAGTGCATATGAACGAGACGGGGCATTACCGAGACGACAACCATGAGACCGATAACAACAACCCCAAGCGCTGGTCCAAGCCTCGCAAACGCTCCTTGCTGGaaatggaagggaaggaagacgCCCAGAAGGTGCTGAAGTGCATGTACTGTGGTCACTCCTTTGAGTCCCTGCAGGATTTGAGTGTCCATATgatcaaaacaaaacactaccAAAAAGTGCCTCTGAAGGAACCCGTCACTCCTGTCGCCGCCAAAATCATTCCTGCCGCTCGGAAGAAAGCTTCCCTGGAGCTGGagctccccagctccccagatTCCACAGGTGGAACCCCCAAAGCCACCATCTCGGATACCAACGATGCCCTTCAGAAGAACTCCAACCCCTACATCACGCCAAATAACCGATACGGCCACCAGAATGGGGCCAGCTATGCGTGGCACTTTGAGGCCCGGAAGTCACAGATCCTGAAGTGCATGGAGTGTGGGAGCTCGCACGACACCCTACAGGAGCTCACAGCCCACATGATGGTCACCGGCCACTTCATCAAGGTCACAAACTCGGCCATGAAGAAGGGGAAACCCATTGTGGAGACGCCCGTCACACCTACCATCACAACCCTGCTGGACGAGAAGGTCCAGTCCGTGCCCCTGGCGGCCACCACCTTCACGTCCCCCTCCAGCACACCCGCCAGCATCTCCCCAAAATTGAATGTGGAGGTCAAGAAGGAAGTCGACAAGGAGAAAGCGGTGACCGATGAGAAACCCAGGCAAAAGGACAAGCCTGGCGAAGAAGAGGAGAAGTGCGACATCTCTTCCAAATACCATTACTTGACTGAAAATGACTTAGAAGAGAGTCCCAAGGGGGGGCTCGATATCCTCAAATCCCTGGAAAACACAGTGACATCTGCAATCAACAAGGCCCAGAACGGCACTCCTAGCTGGGGGGGCTACCCCAGCATCCACGCCGCCTACCAACttcccaacatgatgaaactgtccCTGGGTTCGTCGGGGAAGAGCACACCCCTGAAACCCATGTTTGGCAACAGTGAGATTGTCTCCCCGACGAAAAACCAGACCCTGGTCTCTCCACCCAGCAGCCAGACCTCCCCCATGCCCAAGACAAACTTCCATGCCATGGAGGAGCTGGTGAAAAAGGTCACTGAGAAAGTTGCCAAAGTGGAGGAGAAGATGAAGGAGCCGGATGGGAAGCTATCCCCGCCCAAGCGGGCCACCCCCTCCCCATGCAGCAGCGAGGTCGGGGAGCCCATCAAGATGGAGGCCTCCAGTGACGGGGGCTTCCAAAGCCAGGAGAGCAGCCCCAGCCCCCCACGGGAAGGGTGCAAGGACGGGAGCCCCCTGGCCGAGCCGGTGGAAAACGGCAAGGAGTTGGTGAAGCCCCTGGCCAGCAGCTTGAGCGGCAGCACGGCCATCATCACCGACCATCCGCCCGAACAGCCTTTTGTTAACCCTTTGAGCGCCCTGCAGTCAGTCATGAACATTCACCTGGGCAAGGCTGCCAAgccctccctgcctgcccttGACCCCATGAGCATGCTTTTCAAGATGAGCAACAGCCTGGCGGAGAAGGCCGCCGTGGCTACCCCGCCGCCCCTGCCGTCCAAGAAGGCAGACCACCTCGACCGCTATTTCTACCACGTCAACAATGACCAGCCCATAGACTTGACAAAAGGGAAGAGTGACAAAGGCTGCTCCTTGGGTTCAGTGCTTCTGTCACCCACGTCCACAGCCCCGGCAACCTCCTCATCCACGGTGACAACGGCAAAGACATCTGCCGTCGTATCATTCATGTCAAACTCGCCGCTACGCGAGAATGCCTTGTCAGATATATCCGATATGCTGAAGAACTTGACAGAGAGCCACACGTCAAAATCCTCCACTCCTTCCAGCATCTCCGAGAAGTCTGACATTGACGGGGCCACtctggaggaggctgaggagtcGACGCCTGCCCAGAAGAGGAAGGGCCGCCAGTCAAACTGGAACCCCCAGCACCTCCTGATCCTCCAGGCCCAGTTTGCCGCCAGCCTCCGGCAGACCTCGGAAGGGAAGTACATCATGTCAGACCTGAGCCCCCAGGAGCGGATGCATATCTCCAGGTTCACTGGACTGTCCATGACCACCATCAGCCACTGGCTGGCCAACGTGAAATACCAGCTTCGAAGGACAGGTGGAACAAAGTTCCTCAAAAACCTGGACACTGGCCACCCCGTCTTCTTTTGTAACGACTGTGCATCCCAAATCAGGACTCCTTCGACGTACATCAGTCACCTAGAGTCACACCTAGGCTTCCGGCTACGGGACTTATCCAAACTGTCCACCGAACAGATTAACAATCAGATAGCACAAACCAAGTCACCATCAGAAAAAATGGTGACGTCCTCCCCTGAGGAGGACCTGGGGACCTCCTATCAGTGCAAACTTTGCAATCGGACCTTTGCCAGCAAGCACGCTGTTAAACTCCACCTTAGCAAAACACACGGGAAATCTCCGGAAGACCACCTTCTGTATGTCTCTGAGTTAGAGAAGCAGTAG